The DNA region aacaggaggagctcgggcttggcggccagctcgacgccgatggtgaCGCGCTTGCGCTGCTCGACCGTCAGGCCGAACTCGGGGGAACCGATGATGCAGTCGGCGATGTGCTCCATCTCCAGCAGCGCGATAATCTCTTCGACGTACGAGTAACGCTCGGCGATCGGGGTCTCGTAGggctggcggaggagggcagAGAAACGGAGGGCCTCGCGGACCGTCTGGGTCGGGTCGTGCAggtcgagctgctcggcgtACGAGGTGCTTCGCTGGAACTGCTTACCGGGCttgatgccgtcgacgaggacatcgCCGTGGATGACGCCAATGTTCTTGCGGGCCGCGAGCACGTCGAGGAGCGTAGTCTTGCCAGCACCGGATGCGCCCATGAGCGCCGTGAGCTGGCCAGGGCGACAGTACCCATAAACGTTGTTCAGCAGACGGCGGGTGCCGCCAGGCACGGGGACGTCGTAGTTGAGGTTCTCCCACGTGAGGACGGCTTCCGATTTTATGGACAGGTCGGATCCCTCCTGCTTGTCGCCGCGGCGTTTGCCCGCCCTCTTCTCGATGAGGGCCTCATTGAGCCTCTTGCGCTCCTCGTTGGGCTTCTGGTAGACCTTGGCCGAGTTGCCGTTGTTGCCAAAGTTGATGAGCTCTCCGAGAGTCACGTTCATGATGAGGAAAAAGACGATGagggagaagatgatgcccCAGTTGCGCCACAGGTCGCCCTTGAAGTAACTGAACCCGGCGGCGATGTAGGCTgagccgtcgacgatggtcGTGCCAGGCTCGGAGCCGGCAAGGGTGCATACCTGGTGGTTGATATCGCCGTAGCCGGGGCCCGAGGGGATGAGCGATTCGTCGGAGCAGATGAGCTTCAAACGGCTGAACTCGTTCTCCATCATGGCGCTGAAGGCGAGACCAAGCGCGTTGACCCAGTAGATCCAACGGAGCCACTTGTGCTCGGACTGGTACTGGATGAGGTAGCCGGAcgtgacgacgaagaaggtaataaggacgacggcgaacTTGATGGCGTAGTCAAAGTCGGGACTGATGCAGCCAATGATGCGGAAGAACAGCGTCATGGCGATGTTGCCGGACAGAATCATTAGGTAGAATGTGAAGAAGGCTCCGGCATCGCGGACGAGACCCGACATGAAGTAGACGATGATGGAGAATACCAGAATCTGGGTCGCCGCAAAAGCCTGATCGACGATGATTTGGGCGATCCATAACGCCGACGGCCGGTGGAAGGCGTAGGCCTTGTGcttgttgacgatggcgcgACCGGTCATGGTACTGGCCAGTTCGGAAAAGGCCTGGAAGGCGTTGAACAGAAGCGAGATGAACATGAGACCTCCCTTGCTGAAAGCACTGGCTGAGGTCGAGCCGAGACGGAAGAACAGggtgccgaggacgatggcgatgacgatggagcGGAGCCAGGAGAGGAACAGGGAGAGACGGTCCTGCAGTTTGAGGACGAACTGGCGCTTCATCAGGGCCCAGACCTGCAGATGGAAGCCGACGGCATAGACCGACTTCTTGGAGGAGCCGCGCTTGGCCTCGTGGACGGCGACCTGGAAGTCCTCGTGCTTCTCCGACTCCTGCGCGAGGCGGGCCTTGTACTCCTCCATCTCGCTGTCGAGCTGCTTCTGGTACTTTGACGTCTTgaaggcctcggcgagggtTTCGGGGCTGTGGGGCGCGTTCTCTGCCgagcggccggcggcgtacTCCCGCTCGAACTCGTCGGTGCAGCCGGTGACGTAGTCAGGGGTAGTTTGTCTGGGGCGGGGTGCGAAACCGAGGCCCTCGAAGTAGGCTCGAGCCTCCTTGGCGGGGCCGAGGTAGACCTGCTTGCCCGCGTCGATGACCATGACCTTGTCGAAGAGGTTGTAGATGTTCTCTGAGGCCTGGTACAGGGACACAAATGTGGAGGTCTGGTACAGGTTCGTCTGGACGCGCAGGGATTTGACAAAGTCGAGGGCCGTACTGGCGTCCAGGCCGCGGGTGCTGTTGTCCCACGAGAGGACACAGGCGTTGCTGATCATCatctcggcgatggagaCACGCTTGCGCtcgccgcccgagacgccGCGCACGAAagcgtcgccgacgacggtgttGCGGGTGTGCTCAATGTTGAACATCTTGAGGAGGGTGGAGATGACCTGCTTCTTGAAGTCGTTCTTGGACAGGCCGGCGGGGCGCTTCGCGGGGACCTTTGTGTCGAGAGCGAAGCCGAGGGTCTGCTCCACGGTGAGGGTGGAGTGGTGGATGTCGTCCTCCTGGTTGTAGACAGCCTCGCCGCGGTACTGCTTGAACTCGTCGGCGGTGAAGGGCCCGTAAAGCACCTCACCCGAGACGTCGGTGTACCCACCACGCCAGTTGGCGATGGTCTTGAGGAACGTACTGCAGCCGGAACCGGGCTTgcccaggacgaggaccatCTCGCCGGGCTTGCAAACACCCTTGAAGTGATCCAAAAGAgtggcctcgacgcccttctTGTTCAGTCCCAGCAGGTTCATGACCGGAGTAACGTAGTCGACGAAGTTGACAAAGGCATCAGGGAAGGTCTGGACGTAGTTGGTGGTGCCgcccatgcccttgacggTGAGCCCGTCCCAGTAGACGCCAATGTGCTTCGGCCGGATGCCGGCCTggcgctcggcctcgacgccaccGCGcaggacggcctcgaggtcgaactgctcggcctcggtgtctgaggagggcgaggtagAGTTGACATTTGTgacggccttctcgacgtcgccagACTTGCGTCGGCTGTTGACCCTGCTTGCGCGCGACATGCCGGACAGCTCGCGCTGCAGCTCGGCGAATTCAGCCTCGGCCTGGTGGACCGAGACACCGGTGTGAATTGCGGAAAAGCCATCGGGGTTGTTGCGGCGGGCCTCCTCTCGTTGATTCTCCGAAAcatcggcggcggtcgaggtcgaagatCGCGGGGCCGGGTGCGCCTCTGCCGTGTTCTTCTCGTTGACGGCAGGGCTGCCTCCAGCGACAGCCTCCTGCGTCTTCTCAAACTCCTGGTCCGCCATTGGACCGTCGCGCTGAGAGGTCTGTCTCGTTTGGTTGTTGCCCACTGCGAATATGATCGTAATGCAGTGGTCGAATTTCAGTACTTTGCGATTACAGGCGGAAGAATGAGAGGTCGGGTACTGAGTGGTAAGTGAGTAGTTGTGGTAACAATAGTATTAATAGCTATTAAAGGCGCGTGGTGATCCCAGACGGCCGGAAAGTGGCGGTGGCTGGCCCGTGCCGGTGAGACGAAGATGTTGTAGCGGAGGTACGGGGATGGTGTACCGAGGgagaaaggaggaggggggggaaggtaagcgaaagagagagagagagagagagagaggaagacgagaggATGAGAGAAAGATAACGAGTCGGGGGATGTGTCGGTTTCAAGGAGATGAAATAGTTGTCAAAGGACCTGTGGGAGAGCGAGAGGTGCTTCGGACCAAAAGAGCGGTCGTTCGGCcgaaaaaaaacaaaaaaggaGCAGCAAAGGTCGACTCACAACCACTATAGGTCCAGGTGAGTTTCGGGGCGATGAGGCACTGAGGAGAAAATAGGAAAAAGAGACTGTTTGCTGAGAGAGTCGGACAAAAAACCAAGTGGTAgttacctacctaggtatccATCCGTAAGGTAATTAGGGGGGataaaaaaaataaaagAGGGCCCCTCTAGGACGGCTTGGCTGCCCCGTCGTTGCTCCGCCAGATCGACTTCGGGAGCCATGAGAGATGTTGGTGTACAAATTGTATTACCAATCAAGGATCAATGACAGCGTTTACCTGGTGTATTGTAGCCGCACCCTCTCGGATTTGTGACCCGGACGTAGGGCGCCTTAAGCCCGCGGCGGGCACTCGCGGACGGGGTACCCTGTAAACTCTTGTCCAAGTAGTTAGTTGTTGCTTGTCTCGCTTGTCCAAGAGGAACGAAGGTGGACTGCAGATTAACTGACTGTACAGCATTCAGCCAGCCATGTACGGATGAATACATGGTATTCCCACCTTTTGCGGGTGGGTGATGTAGGTACCGTATATCTCTTGTGTGGTCACTGGCAGCAaagcaagaaaaaaaacGTGCAGATGTGACTAGCACCAACGCGGCAATGGAGGGGAGAGGGTCCGCAGCCGTAAAATTGACGGGGAGACCCAGACCATGTCGATTTTGCGGTGGTGGGGGTACGGCTGTGTGGATCATCCTTCGACTTCTTGGCGGCATGCGTGTGCTGGATGAGCCATCCTGAGCCACCATGACCATGATACACCTGCAAGGTCACAGGCCAAGGGCTAGACAGAGGCCGGCTTGCTCGATCCGGGGGGGAGTCAGAACGGTCGAGAGTGTGCGGCGTCGGCGTGACAGACAGGTGTTGTGCACCTTGCCATCTTGGACGAAGTGGAGGCGGTCAgcaaggagggggatggaAAAGATGGGATGGAATGATGAATGGGATGAATTGGATGCAAGATTTTCTTGGGGTCGTCGGCTGCTTCGTCCGAGTGTCTAAGAGTGTGTCATGATGTGTCGTCTCGTGTAGACTCTTGAAGGGGAAAGACTCGGTTGAACGCCGTCTCGTCTCTGTGCGTGACAGAGACaagaaggccggcggcaTCTCATCGGTCGAGACTCGAAGATTGTCGGATACACCACGTAGCGTAGCTCTCAACACTATCAATCGGCCTAAATCCTATGTGTCCGTCATGGAGGCCATCGCAGGATGGGTGAGCGTACTGCAGGCAAATATTGTGGGTACGAGTATCGGTTGAAACGCAGGGATCCAACGCCGGTGGTCGACGCTTGACAGGCGTACAAAACTCCGAGAGCGAGCAATGCAGCTGGGCAAGTAATACGGGGGTACGGATAAGCGCTGGGAAATTGTTGATTAGAAGAAGGTACCCGATAGAACCAAATAAAAAACAAGAACCACCTACATAGTAAGGAGAGAAAAAGTGGCT from Colletotrichum higginsianum IMI 349063 chromosome 4, whole genome shotgun sequence includes:
- a CDS encoding ABC-2 type transporter; amino-acid sequence: MADQEFEKTQEAVAGGSPAVNEKNTAEAHPAPRSSTSTAADVSENQREEARRNNPDGFSAIHTGVSVHQAEAEFAELQRELSGMSRASRVNSRRKSGDVEKAVTNVNSTSPSSDTEAEQFDLEAVLRGGVEAERQAGIRPKHIGVYWDGLTVKGMGGTTNYVQTFPDAFVNFVDYVTPVMNLLGLNKKGVEATLLDHFKGVCKPGEMVLVLGKPGSGCSTFLKTIANWRGGYTDVSGEVLYGPFTADEFKQYRGEAVYNQEDDIHHSTLTVEQTLGFALDTKVPAKRPAGLSKNDFKKQVISTLLKMFNIEHTRNTVVGDAFVRGVSGGERKRVSIAEMMISNACVLSWDNSTRGLDASTALDFVKSLRVQTNLYQTSTFVSLYQASENIYNLFDKVMVIDAGKQVYLGPAKEARAYFEGLGFAPRPRQTTPDYVTGCTDEFEREYAAGRSAENAPHSPETLAEAFKTSKYQKQLDSEMEEYKARLAQESEKHEDFQVAVHEAKRGSSKKSVYAVGFHLQVWALMKRQFVLKLQDRLSLFLSWLRSIVIAIVLGTLFFRLGSTSASAFSKGGLMFISLLFNAFQAFSELASTMTGRAIVNKHKAYAFHRPSALWIAQIIVDQAFAATQILVFSIIVYFMSGLVRDAGAFFTFYLMILSGNIAMTLFFRIIGCISPDFDYAIKFAVVLITFFVVTSGYLIQYQSEHKWLRWIYWVNALGLAFSAMMENEFSRLKLICSDESLIPSGPGYGDINHQVCTLAGSEPGTTIVDGSAYIAAGFSYFKGDLWRNWGIIFSLIVFFLIMNVTLGELINFGNNGNSAKVYQKPNEERKRLNEALIEKRAGKRRGDKQEGSDLSIKSEAVLTWENLNYDVPVPGGTRRLLNNVYGYCRPGQLTALMGASGAGKTTLLDVLAARKNIGVIHGDVLVDGIKPGKQFQRSTSYAEQLDLHDPTQTVREALRFSALLRQPYETPIAERYSYVEEIIALLEMEHIADCIIGSPEFGLTVEQRKRVTIGVELAAKPELLLFLDEPTSGLDSQSAFNIVRFLKKLAAAGQAILCTIHQPNAALFENFDRLLLLQRGGRTVYFGDIGQDAVVLRDYLKAHGAVARPTDNVAEYMLEAIGAGSAPRVGNKDWADIWDESAELANVKETISRLKEERVAAGRTTNHDLEKEYASPQWHQLKVVVKRMNLSFWRSPNYLFTRLFNHVVVALITGLTYLNLDQSRSSLQYKVFVMFQVTVLPALIISQVEVMFHVKRALFFRESSSKMYNPLTFAAAITIAELPYSIMCSVAFFLPLYYMPGFQSDSSRAGYQFFMILITELFSVSLGQALASLTPSPFISSQFDPFIMITFALFCGVTIPAPQMPGFWRAWLYQLDPFTRLIGGMVVTALHDLKVACTKAEFNPFTAPPGQTCGEYMQPFFDNGGPGYLASNDTSSCEYCAYKVGDEFYQPLGLEFSNRWRDLGIFAAFVGSNLIILFMASKFLNFNRR